One Streptomyces umbrinus genomic window, CAGCACCGACCCCCACGACCAGGAGGGTGCAGAGGCGCCACCGTCCGTGGGCGGCGGTCGTTTCCTCGCCCTTCTGCTGGTGATCACGGGCGCGGCCGGACTGCTGGCCTCCTGGGTCATCACCATCGACAAGTTCAAGCTGCTGGAGGACCCGAACTTCACCCCGGGCTGCAGCCTGAACCCGGTTGTCTCCTGCGGCAACATCATGAAGAGCGACCAGGCTTCCGCCTTCGGGTTCCCGAACCCGATGATGGGCCTCGTCGCCTACGGCATCGTGATCTGCGTCGGCATGAGCCTGCTCGGCCGCGCCACCTTCCCGCGCTGGTACTGGCTGACGTTCAACGCGGGCACGCTGTTCGGCGTCGGCTTCTGCACCTGGCTGCAGTACCAGTCGCTGTACAACATCAACTCGCTGTGCCTGTGGTGCTCCCTCGCCTGGGTCGCGACGATCATCATGTTCTGGGCCGTGACCTCGCACAACGTCCGCAACGGCTTCCTGCCGGCGCCGGGCTGGGTCAAGGGCTTCCTCGGCGAGTTCGCCTGGGTGCTGCCGGTCATGCACATCGGGATCATCGGCATGCTGGTCCTGACGCGCTGGTGGGACTTCTGGACCAGCTGAGTTCCACCGGGCCGACGGCGTTGTCAGTGGCGTGACATAGGGTTTTGGACGTGGAGCCCGACCTGTTCACCGCCGCAGCCGAAGAACGCCAGGAGAAGGACCCGTCCAGCAGCCCCCTGGCCGTACGGATGCGCCCGCGCACCCTCGACGAGGTGGTGGGCCAGCAGCACCTGCTGAAGCCGGGCTCACCCCTGCGCAGACTGGTCGGTGACGGCGGGGGTCCGGCGGGCCAGTCCTCGGTCATCCTCTGGGGACCGCCGGGCACCGGCAAGACGACCCTCGCGTACGTGGTCTCCAAGGCCACCGACAAGCGCTTCGTGGAGCTCTCCGCGATCACCGCCGGCGTCAAGGAGGTCCGCGCGGTCATCGAGGGCGCCCGCCGCGCCACCGGCGGCTTCGGCAAGGAGACCGTCCTCTTCCTCGACGAGATCCACCGCTTCAGCAAGGCCCAGCAGGACACCCTGCTCCCGGCCGTCGAGAACCGCTGGGTGACGCTGATCGCCGCGACCACCGAGAACCCGTACTTCTCGGTGATCTCCCCGCTGCTGTCCCGCTCGCTGCTCCTGACCCTCGAACCGCTCACGGACGACGACCTGCGCGGACTGCTCCGCCGGGCCCTCGCCGACGAGCGCGGCCTCAAGGAGGCCGTCACCCTCCCCGAGGACACCGAGGAGCACCTGCTGCGGATCGCCGGGGGCGACGCGCGCCGCGCGCTGACCGCGCTGGAGGCCGCGGCCGGGTCGGCGCTCGACAAGGGCGAGCCGGAGATCACCCTCCAGACCCTGGAGGAGACGGTCGACCGGGCAGCCGTGAAGTACGACCGCGACGGCGACCAGCACTACGACGTGGCGAGCGCCCTGATCAAGTCCATCCGCGGCTCGGACGTGGACGCCGCGCTGCACTACCTCGCCCGGATGATCGAGGCCGGCGAGGACCCCCGGTTCATCGCCCGCCGCCTGATGATCTCCGCCAGCGAGGACATCGGCCTGGCCGATCCGAACGCGTTGCCGACGGCGGTCGCCGCCGCCCAGGCCGTCGCCATGATCGGTTTCCCCGAGGCCGCGCTCACCCTCAGCCACGCCACCATCGCCCTCGCCCTCGCGCCCAAGTCGAACGCGGCGACGACGGCGATCGGCGCCGCCATGGAAGACGTACGCAAGGGCCACGCTGGCCCCGTACCGATGCACCTGCGCGACGGGCACTACAAGGGCGCGGCCAAGCTCGGCCACGCCCAGGGGTATGTGTACCCGCACGACCTGCCCGAGGGAATCGCCGCCCAGCAGTACGCGCCGGAGGAGCTCAAGGACCGCGAGTACTACACCCCCACCCGCCACGGAGCCGAGGCGCGCTACGCGGACGCGGTGGAGTGGACCAGGAAGCACCTCGGTCGAGGGCGGTCCTGACCACCCTGTAGACTCCTCGAAGCGCTGCGTCCCGTGTCCGGCCTCCTCTGACGAGGAAGCCGACATCACCAGAACGGGACATCCAGCCGGAGCCCTCACCGCAAGGCGGGGATTCCAGGAGCGTCGCGCACCGTCGAAGGTGTCGCGGGCAGCCCACCACCCTCCCGGATCTCCGGGAACCGGTCGGTGGGCCACTCGCGTGCTGCACGTATGTGCCCAGCACAGGGAGCGGCTGCCCCGCAGGTCCGACCGACCGGACCCGCAGGGTTTCCCTGGCTGCGGATTGCGACCTCCCCTAACCCTGGTGAAGCCGTATTCGCATCAGAAACATGAGGTGTTTGGTTCATGCCGAACCAGTCCCGCCCCAAGGTCAAGAAGTCGCGTGCCCTCGGCATCGCGCTGACCCCGAAGGCCGTCAAGTACTTCGAGGCCCGCCCCTACCCGCCGGGCGAGCACGGCCGTGGCCGTAAGCAGAACTCGGACTACAAGGTCCGTCTGCTCGAGAAGCAGCGTCTGCGTGCGCAGTACGACGTGTCCGAGCGCCAGCTCGTCCGCGCCTACGAGCGTGCCGCCAAGACGCAGGGCAAGACCGGTGAGGCCCTGGTCATCGAGCTGGAGCGTCGTCTCGACGCACTGGTTCTGCGTTCGGGCATCGCCCGCACGATCTACCAGGCCCGCCAGATGGTCGTTCACGGCCACATCGAGGTCAACGGTGGCAAGGTCGACAAGCCGTCGTTCCGCGTCAAGCCCGACGACGTCGTGATGGTCCGCGAGCGCAGCCGCAGCAAGACGCTGTTCGAGGTCGCCCGTGCCGGTGGCTTCGCCCCCGACGGCGAGACCCCGCGCTACCTCCAGGTGAACCTCGGCGCCCTGGCCTTCCGCCTGGACCGCGAGCCGAACCGCAAGGAGATCCCGGTGATCTGCGACGAGCAGCTCGTCGTCGAGTACTACGCCCGCTGATCACCCTCAGCCGGATGTAGCACCACCTGTGCGTCAGCCCGTCGTCTCCCCACCCTTGCGGGTGGGCGAGGCGGCGGGTTTGCGCATGTCAGGGGGGTCCGGCAGCCCGCGCGGCGGCGGCAGCGCACCGAGCAGCCGCTGCCGGGTGTGCCCGAGCGCCCTGCCCACCGCCGCCTGCCGGCCGAGCCGCGCACCGGCCCGTACGCACTCCTCGTACCGCTCGTCGCCCAGCCGTTCCCGGGCCGTCGCCTCGCACTGTTCGTGCGGGGCGTTGTAGTAGGCGGAGCCGAACAGAGGCAGGCCCACCGACGGCCAGATCCGGGACGCGGAGCCCTGGAGTACCGCGGCCTCGGAGGCGTCGCCCTCCGCCGCCG contains:
- a CDS encoding vitamin K epoxide reductase family protein, whose translation is MSKTTVREGISTDPHDQEGAEAPPSVGGGRFLALLLVITGAAGLLASWVITIDKFKLLEDPNFTPGCSLNPVVSCGNIMKSDQASAFGFPNPMMGLVAYGIVICVGMSLLGRATFPRWYWLTFNAGTLFGVGFCTWLQYQSLYNINSLCLWCSLAWVATIIMFWAVTSHNVRNGFLPAPGWVKGFLGEFAWVLPVMHIGIIGMLVLTRWWDFWTS
- a CDS encoding replication-associated recombination protein A; translation: MEPDLFTAAAEERQEKDPSSSPLAVRMRPRTLDEVVGQQHLLKPGSPLRRLVGDGGGPAGQSSVILWGPPGTGKTTLAYVVSKATDKRFVELSAITAGVKEVRAVIEGARRATGGFGKETVLFLDEIHRFSKAQQDTLLPAVENRWVTLIAATTENPYFSVISPLLSRSLLLTLEPLTDDDLRGLLRRALADERGLKEAVTLPEDTEEHLLRIAGGDARRALTALEAAAGSALDKGEPEITLQTLEETVDRAAVKYDRDGDQHYDVASALIKSIRGSDVDAALHYLARMIEAGEDPRFIARRLMISASEDIGLADPNALPTAVAAAQAVAMIGFPEAALTLSHATIALALAPKSNAATTAIGAAMEDVRKGHAGPVPMHLRDGHYKGAAKLGHAQGYVYPHDLPEGIAAQQYAPEELKDREYYTPTRHGAEARYADAVEWTRKHLGRGRS
- the rpsD gene encoding 30S ribosomal protein S4, whose product is MPNQSRPKVKKSRALGIALTPKAVKYFEARPYPPGEHGRGRKQNSDYKVRLLEKQRLRAQYDVSERQLVRAYERAAKTQGKTGEALVIELERRLDALVLRSGIARTIYQARQMVVHGHIEVNGGKVDKPSFRVKPDDVVMVRERSRSKTLFEVARAGGFAPDGETPRYLQVNLGALAFRLDREPNRKEIPVICDEQLVVEYYAR